One stretch of Urocitellus parryii isolate mUroPar1 chromosome 12, mUroPar1.hap1, whole genome shotgun sequence DNA includes these proteins:
- the Figla gene encoding LOW QUALITY PROTEIN: factor in the germline alpha (The sequence of the model RefSeq protein was modified relative to this genomic sequence to represent the inferred CDS: deleted 1 base in 1 codon): protein MDAAPSSPESGPLSPVLLGAPQAEVLEDVLREQFGPLPQLAAICRLKRLRSGDYSSTEDLQLVLERRRVANAKERERIKNLNRGFAKLKALVPFLPQSRKPSKVDILKGASEYIQVLSDVLEGSKDLEKQEPEEQNYSNNTCESHVSLARELSRNVIRHTSCAIGLKSEEEGPWADGGSGEPAYTCCPGLTLATEITSPARSLDRFPEVEEFLSDSYLDLKWTYEDLESQWSH from the exons ATGGACGCTGCACCCTCATCCCCTGAGTCGGGTCCCCTGTCGCCTGTCCTTCTGGGCGCACCTCAGGCCGAGGTGCTGGAAGACGTGCTGCGGGAACAGTTCGGGCCGCTGCCCCAGCTGGCCGCCATCTGCCGGCTGAAGCGGCTGCGCTCGGGCGACTATTCGTCGACGGAGGACCTCCAGTTGGTGCTGGAGCGGCGCCGCGTGGCCAACGCCAAGGAGCGCGAGCGG ATAAAAAATCTCAACCGTGGTTTTGCCAAACTGAAGGCACTTGTGCCATTTCTTCCCCAAAGCAGGAAGCCTAGCAAAGTTGATATCCTTAAAGGTGCATCTGAATACATACAAGTTCTCAGTGATGTTTTGGAAGGATCCAAAGACTTAGAG AAACAAGAGCCAGAGGAGCAGAACTATAGCAACAATACTTGTGAATCACATGTTTCCTTGGCTAGAGAGCTATCAAGAAACGTTATCCGACATACCAGCTGTGCCATTGGCTTGAAGAGTGAAGAGGAAGGGCCCTGGGCAGATGGTGGCAGTGGTGAGCCAGCATACACTTGTTGCCCGGGTCTGACGCTGGCCACC GAAATTACTTCACCGGCCAGGAGTCTG GATAGGTTCCCAGAAGTAGAAGAGTTCCTGAGTGACAG